One genomic segment of Synchiropus splendidus isolate RoL2022-P1 chromosome 16, RoL_Sspl_1.0, whole genome shotgun sequence includes these proteins:
- the gabra2a gene encoding gamma-aminobutyric acid receptor subunit alpha-2 isoform X2 → MEESTSRYCVGVFDRAARTEYTVDVFFRQSWKDERLKFQGPMNILPLNNLMASKIWTPDTFFHNGKKSVAHNMTMPNKLLRIMEDGTLLYTMRLTVQAECPMHLEDFPMDSHSCPLKFGSYAYTKTEVTYIWSRNASQSVDVAADGSRLNQYDLVGQTVGEETIKSSTGEYTVMTAHFHLKRKIGYFVIQTYLPCIMTVILSQVSFWLNRESVPARTVFGVTTVLTMTTLSISARNSLPKVAYATAMDWFIAVCYAFVFSALIEFATVNYFTKRGWAWDGKSVVTDKKKEASNIKKNNAYAVAVANYAPNITKDSTLPTISKFSLTNPLKPTTETKAEQNKKSFNSVSKIDRISRIMFPVLFGSFNLVYWATYLNREPVIKDLNPAK, encoded by the exons GAATACACCGTAGATGTTTTTTTCCGTCAGAGTTGGAAGGACGAGCGACTGAAGTTCCAGGGTCCAATGAATATCCTTCCTCTCAACAACCTAATGGCCAGTAAGATCTGGACTCCAGATACCTTCTTTCACAATGGCAAGAAGTCAGTGGCTCATAATATGACCATGCCCAACAAGTTACTGCGGATTATGGAGGACGGAACTCTGTTGTACACAATGAG ACTAACAGTCCAGGCAGAGTGCCCCATGCATCTTGAGGACTTTCCAATGGACTCACACTCATGTCCTCTCAAGTTTGGTAGCT ATGCATACACGAAGACTGAGGTCACTTACATCTGGAGTCGTAATGCCTCCCAGTCTGTGGATGTGGCTGCCGATGGATCCAGACTTAACCAGTACGACTTGGTGGGTCAAACTGTGGGGGAGGAAACCATCAAGTCCAGCACTG GTGAATACACAGTCATGACAGCCCATTTTCACCTCAAGAGGAAGATTGGCTATTTTGTGATCCAGACCTACCTGCCCTGCATCATGACCGTCATTCTGTCCCAGGTCTCATTCTGGCTGAATCGGGAATCAGTGCCTGCTAGGACAGTCTTTG GGGTTACAACAGTGCTGACAATGACCACCCTGAGTATAAGTGCCCGAAACTCTCTCCCCAAAGTGGCCTATGCTACAGCCATGGACTGGTTCATTGCTGTCTGCTACGCCTTTGTCTTTTCTGCACTCATCGAATTTGCTACAGTTAACTACTTCACGAAAAGAGGCTGGGCCTGGGATGGAAAGAGTGTTGTCACCGACAAG AAGAAGGAAGCTTCCAATATAAAGAAGAACAACGCCTATGCTGTAGCTGTGGCCAACTACGCGCCCAACATCACCAAAGACTCCACGCTGCCAACCATCTCTAAGTTCTCTCTTACCAATCCACTGAAACCCACGACTGAGACCAAAGCTGAACAGAACAAGAAGTCCTTTAACAGCGTGAGCAAGATTGACCGCATCTCCCGCATCATGTTCCCTGTCCTGTTTGGGAGTTTCAACCTAGTCTACTGGGCCACCTATCTGAACAGAGAGCCAGTCATAAAGGATCTGAATCCTGCAAAATAA